A window from Dehalobacter sp. DCA encodes these proteins:
- the mnmH gene encoding tRNA 2-selenouridine(34) synthase MnmH, whose translation MLREISIDECSELSDALYIDVRSENEFEEGTIPGAINIPIFNNEERAVIGTIYTKESPQKARDIGLEIVSRKLPDLYKQVVEAAGKRPILLFCWRGGMRSKSLAAVLDLMGLPVFRLIGGYKAYRHSIVSFFETGFHHQVIVLKGNTGTGKTELLKKLKEEGYPVIDLEGLSNNRGSVFGCIGLGAQPTQKTFESLLYEEIHRYNQNLYLLMECESRRIGRITLPDRVFKAMQQGISILVYDSVDNRAKRLMLEYTNNPGITVELKTALDRLTKRLGRKKIDQLYDFLQKQAYEDFARYLIMEYYDQLYGYPNQESEDYDLCISQESMLLSLKTLKQFLNERFA comes from the coding sequence ATGCTGCGTGAAATTTCCATCGATGAATGTTCTGAGCTATCAGATGCATTATATATAGATGTGAGGTCAGAAAACGAATTTGAGGAAGGAACGATTCCCGGAGCGATAAACATACCCATCTTCAATAATGAAGAGAGAGCCGTCATTGGAACGATATATACCAAAGAGTCTCCCCAAAAAGCCAGAGATATCGGGCTAGAGATTGTTAGCCGAAAACTGCCGGATCTATATAAGCAAGTCGTAGAGGCTGCCGGGAAAAGACCGATTCTGCTATTTTGCTGGCGCGGAGGTATGAGAAGCAAGTCTCTGGCGGCAGTACTTGACCTGATGGGGCTGCCGGTATTTCGGCTGATTGGCGGATATAAGGCCTACAGGCATTCGATTGTTTCCTTTTTTGAGACTGGATTTCATCATCAGGTTATCGTCCTGAAAGGGAATACCGGAACTGGAAAAACAGAGTTGCTGAAAAAACTCAAGGAAGAGGGTTATCCGGTCATTGATCTTGAGGGGCTATCTAATAATCGCGGTTCAGTTTTTGGTTGCATCGGTCTTGGGGCTCAGCCTACCCAAAAAACGTTTGAGTCCTTGCTTTACGAGGAAATTCATCGCTATAATCAAAATCTGTATTTGTTGATGGAATGCGAAAGCCGGCGGATCGGCAGAATTACGCTCCCCGATAGAGTTTTTAAGGCCATGCAGCAGGGAATTTCTATTCTTGTTTATGATTCAGTGGACAACAGAGCCAAACGATTGATGCTTGAGTATACGAATAACCCGGGAATAACTGTAGAACTTAAAACAGCTCTTGATAGACTGACGAAAAGACTGGGACGAAAGAAAATTGATCAGCTTTATGATTTTCTGCAGAAACAAGCTTACGAGGACTTTGCCCGGTATCTTATTATGGAATACTATGACCAGCTGTATGGCTATCCCAATCAGGAATCTGAGGACTACGACTTATGTATTTCTCAGGAATCTATGTTATTATCGCTGAAAACACTGAAACAATTTTTGAATGAACGGTTTGCTTGA
- a CDS encoding helix-turn-helix domain-containing protein, whose protein sequence is MAGEGAVLRKAREEKGLSYQEVEDSIKIRVRYLEALENENYGVLPGTTYTRGFLRTYAKHLGINPQEIIDSYNASLVKEAEPDIQPRLSPIPSNQVWFRPVVLAGMAILAVIIVVGIIFVSNLGNKSGTFHYTPTPLPAAPKASDQNTADSGTVQNTNTAGQEQNAGQPSQQQAEQYKGIVAELTFTADCWVVVNVDGKQALSGTIPAGTTQTLQADKQIEFVSIGNAGGLSLKVNGHNVPPLGKTGDVLQNYIIDENKVKELAGS, encoded by the coding sequence ATGGCTGGTGAAGGGGCCGTTCTTAGGAAGGCCAGAGAAGAAAAAGGTTTAAGTTATCAGGAAGTTGAAGATAGTATTAAGATTAGAGTGAGGTATCTGGAAGCTCTGGAGAATGAGAACTACGGCGTGCTACCCGGAACCACCTATACCAGAGGCTTTTTACGGACGTATGCTAAACATCTTGGCATTAATCCGCAGGAAATTATAGATAGCTATAATGCTTCTTTGGTCAAAGAAGCTGAGCCTGACATTCAGCCACGCTTAAGTCCGATTCCAAGCAATCAGGTATGGTTCAGACCTGTCGTCCTTGCAGGAATGGCTATCCTGGCTGTGATCATTGTCGTCGGGATTATCTTTGTGTCAAACTTGGGCAACAAATCCGGTACTTTTCATTATACACCCACCCCTTTGCCGGCTGCACCGAAGGCGAGCGATCAAAATACTGCCGATTCCGGTACGGTGCAGAATACGAATACTGCCGGGCAGGAACAAAATGCCGGGCAGCCGTCTCAGCAGCAAGCCGAACAATACAAGGGTATTGTTGCTGAGCTTACGTTTACTGCTGATTGCTGGGTCGTGGTCAATGTGGACGGCAAGCAGGCTTTAAGCGGAACGATCCCTGCAGGAACAACTCAAACCTTGCAGGCTGACAAGCAAATTGAATTTGTATCGATCGGCAACGCCGGCGGACTGTCACTCAAAGTAAACGGACATAACGTCCCGCCGCTCGGGAAGACCGGTGATGTCCTTCAAAACTACATCATTGATGAGAATAAAGTGAAAGAGCTTGCGGGAAGTTAG
- a CDS encoding YgiQ family radical SAM protein has translation MSVNYLPVNREDMECRGWDQVDFVLVSGDAYVDHPSFGPAIISRVLEDAGYKVGIIPQPDWKKTEDFQRLGRPRLGFLVSAGNMDSMVNHYSVNKKIREKDSYSPGCKMGLRPDRATIVYCNKIREAYKNVPIIIGGVEASLRRFAHYDYWSDTVRKSILIDSSADLLVYGMAEKQIVEIAAYLNDGLEVKYIRHIPGTCYMADSLDEVSNGYIEIPSFKKTVEDKAKYAEAFKIQYQEQDPVRGKTIVQQHGIKYLVQNKPEMPLSQAELDKVYGLSYLKNAHPMYDRDGGIPALEEVKFSIVSSRGCFGSCAFCSLTFHQGRIVQSRSEESILHEAVGITNLEDFKGYIHDVGGPTANFRQPACLKQLKTGACKEKQCLHPSPCKSLHIDHQEYLGILRKLRKLPKVKKVFVRSGIRYDYIMADKSEHFLKELLEHHVSGQLKVAPEHISPKVLHDMRKPAGKTFEQFREKFFKMNERLGKKQFIVPYFMSSHPGSTLEAAVELAEYLRDIHYQPEQVQDFYPTPGTLSTAMFYTGLDPLTMQKVYVPKSKTEKAMQRALLQFREPKKYALVHAALVEADRTDLIGFGPKCLIRPKGRTAYSDQNKEQDSGYNQNKQKNFVKGKLNKEQVNKDLLSKARINKEHKKKITEDSGKSRGTVKNEKMEKERQQRSLGNKKKNLKENQKEKHQGSRTEASGKATGNVKRMSPGKPSGKVKGKHSF, from the coding sequence GTGTCTGTAAATTATCTGCCAGTGAACAGAGAAGACATGGAGTGCCGGGGATGGGACCAGGTGGACTTCGTCCTGGTCAGCGGGGATGCCTATGTCGATCATCCCAGTTTTGGTCCGGCTATCATTTCCAGGGTTCTTGAAGACGCAGGATACAAGGTTGGAATTATTCCTCAGCCGGATTGGAAAAAGACTGAAGACTTTCAGAGACTTGGGCGTCCCCGGCTCGGATTTTTGGTGTCAGCAGGCAATATGGATTCTATGGTCAACCATTATTCAGTCAATAAAAAAATACGCGAAAAAGACTCCTATTCACCCGGCTGCAAAATGGGTTTACGGCCGGACCGGGCGACGATTGTCTATTGCAATAAAATCCGGGAAGCCTATAAGAACGTTCCAATCATCATTGGCGGTGTAGAAGCCAGTTTGCGGAGATTTGCCCATTATGACTATTGGAGCGATACCGTCAGAAAATCAATTCTGATTGACAGCAGTGCGGACTTGTTGGTCTATGGCATGGCGGAAAAGCAGATTGTGGAGATTGCCGCGTATCTGAATGACGGTTTGGAAGTGAAATATATCCGCCATATCCCCGGAACCTGCTATATGGCGGATTCTCTGGACGAGGTAAGCAACGGCTATATCGAGATACCTTCCTTCAAAAAGACGGTAGAAGACAAAGCCAAGTATGCGGAGGCTTTCAAGATTCAATATCAGGAGCAGGACCCGGTCAGAGGAAAAACCATTGTCCAGCAGCACGGCATAAAATATTTGGTGCAGAATAAACCGGAAATGCCTTTGTCTCAGGCGGAGCTGGATAAAGTCTATGGTCTTTCCTATCTGAAAAACGCGCATCCAATGTATGATAGAGACGGGGGAATACCCGCGCTGGAGGAAGTTAAATTCAGTATTGTCAGCTCCCGGGGATGTTTTGGAAGCTGTGCTTTCTGCTCGCTGACCTTTCATCAGGGCAGAATCGTTCAGAGCAGGAGCGAGGAATCGATCTTGCACGAAGCTGTGGGAATCACCAATTTGGAAGACTTTAAAGGATATATTCATGACGTTGGCGGACCGACAGCTAACTTTCGTCAGCCAGCCTGTCTTAAGCAATTGAAAACTGGCGCATGTAAGGAAAAACAATGCCTGCATCCCTCGCCATGCAAAAGCCTGCATATCGACCATCAGGAATACCTCGGGATTTTACGGAAACTCAGAAAACTGCCCAAAGTCAAGAAAGTATTTGTGCGCTCGGGGATTCGCTATGACTATATCATGGCGGATAAAAGCGAGCATTTTCTTAAAGAATTGCTCGAACACCATGTCAGCGGTCAACTAAAGGTAGCTCCGGAGCATATCTCACCTAAGGTCCTGCACGATATGCGTAAACCGGCCGGGAAAACCTTTGAACAGTTTAGGGAAAAATTCTTTAAAATGAACGAGCGTCTTGGCAAGAAGCAGTTTATTGTTCCTTACTTTATGTCCAGCCACCCAGGGAGTACGCTGGAAGCAGCCGTTGAACTGGCCGAATACTTGCGGGACATTCATTATCAGCCGGAACAGGTCCAGGATTTTTATCCGACTCCGGGAACGCTGTCTACGGCAATGTTTTATACAGGGCTCGATCCGCTGACTATGCAGAAGGTTTATGTTCCAAAAAGCAAAACGGAAAAAGCAATGCAGAGAGCGTTGCTGCAATTCAGAGAACCAAAAAAATATGCCCTGGTCCACGCTGCCCTTGTTGAAGCCGATAGGACGGATTTGATAGGGTTCGGCCCCAAATGTCTGATCAGGCCCAAAGGAAGAACCGCCTATTCCGATCAGAACAAGGAACAAGATTCCGGTTATAACCAAAATAAACAGAAAAATTTTGTTAAAGGCAAGCTCAATAAAGAGCAAGTAAATAAAGACCTTTTATCTAAGGCACGAATAAATAAGGAACATAAAAAAAAGATTACAGAGGACAGCGGAAAATCTCGGGGAACCGTAAAAAACGAAAAGATGGAAAAAGAAAGACAACAAAGAAGTCTGGGGAATAAGAAAAAAAATCTCAAAGAAAATCAAAAAGAAAAGCACCAGGGAAGTCGCACAGAGGCGTCAGGCAAGGCGACAGGGAACGTCAAAAGGATGTCTCCGGGGAAGCCATCAGGGAAGGTAAAGGGAAAGCATTCGTTTTGA
- the rimO gene encoding 30S ribosomal protein S12 methylthiotransferase RimO: MKKKVAVINLGCPKNQVDSEVITGMLAKGFEITAEPSEADMIVVNTCGFIEDAKAESIDTLCEMINLKNSGAQKKVYAVGCLAQRYGEELFKEFPELDGVLGDGDLDKIPGVLESSGSERVYRKKEKQDYLYDNETPRVRFSPSFFAYVKIAEGCDNRCSYCVIPQIKGSYRSRTMESIVQEVRKLAGEGVKEIALVAQDTTRYGIDLYQAYRLPDLLRELVEIDGIQWIRLMYCYPEAVSDELIDLIATEPKICNYIDLPLQHADNAILSKMNRRNTAEEAETLIGKLREAVPGIFIRSTFITGFPGETEEQFQHLLSFVNKMKLDRIGVFAYSQEENTPAANMANQVPPEVREARKNAVMAAQTEIADQIQQQRVGQIIRVILEEQTAPDEWVGRSEGDAPEIDGQIYLKVQKKHLAGEIIQTRITEADSYDMGGEELE; the protein is encoded by the coding sequence GTGAAGAAAAAAGTTGCAGTGATTAACCTTGGGTGCCCGAAGAACCAGGTTGACAGTGAAGTAATAACCGGCATGCTGGCGAAAGGCTTCGAGATAACAGCCGAACCGTCTGAAGCCGATATGATTGTTGTAAATACCTGCGGTTTTATTGAAGATGCCAAAGCAGAATCGATTGACACCCTTTGTGAAATGATCAATTTGAAAAATAGCGGTGCTCAGAAGAAGGTCTATGCTGTGGGATGTCTGGCTCAGCGTTATGGTGAAGAGCTGTTTAAAGAATTTCCTGAGCTTGATGGTGTGCTCGGGGACGGGGATCTGGATAAAATCCCCGGGGTCCTGGAAAGCTCCGGCAGCGAGAGAGTATACAGGAAAAAGGAAAAGCAGGACTATCTTTATGACAATGAGACGCCGAGGGTCCGTTTCAGCCCTTCTTTTTTTGCATATGTCAAAATAGCCGAAGGCTGTGATAACCGCTGCAGCTATTGTGTCATTCCGCAGATCAAAGGCAGCTACCGTAGCAGGACAATGGAGTCAATCGTACAAGAAGTAAGGAAGCTCGCCGGCGAGGGTGTGAAGGAAATTGCACTGGTAGCCCAGGATACAACCCGTTACGGTATTGATCTGTATCAGGCTTACCGGCTGCCCGATCTTCTACGGGAACTAGTGGAAATAGACGGTATACAATGGATTCGGCTGATGTATTGTTACCCTGAGGCAGTATCTGATGAACTGATTGACCTGATTGCGACGGAACCCAAGATATGTAACTATATCGATTTGCCTCTTCAACATGCCGATAATGCCATACTTTCGAAAATGAACCGCAGAAATACAGCCGAAGAAGCAGAAACGCTGATCGGAAAGCTCCGCGAGGCTGTACCGGGTATCTTTATTCGTTCAACGTTCATTACCGGATTCCCTGGGGAAACCGAAGAACAGTTTCAGCATTTATTGTCATTTGTCAATAAAATGAAATTAGACCGTATTGGGGTTTTTGCTTATTCCCAGGAGGAAAATACTCCTGCTGCGAACATGGCGAACCAGGTACCGCCTGAGGTTCGGGAAGCTCGCAAAAATGCTGTCATGGCAGCCCAAACGGAAATCGCGGATCAGATCCAGCAGCAAAGGGTCGGACAAATCATCCGGGTCATTCTCGAAGAACAGACTGCCCCTGATGAATGGGTCGGACGGAGCGAAGGGGATGCCCCGGAGATTGACGGTCAGATTTACCTCAAGGTTCAGAAGAAGCATTTGGCTGGTGAAATCATACAGACCAGAATTACAGAAGCGGATAGCTATGATATGGGAGGGGAGGAGCTCGAGTGA
- the pgsA gene encoding CDP-diacylglycerol--glycerol-3-phosphate 3-phosphatidyltransferase has product MNLPNTLTLIRIAMIPLFMAFLLVKMPDGTAYFPYQDFVAAGIFILASATDGLDGYFARKLKQVTNLGKFLDPLADKLLVSAALIALVELNLVSAWIVWIILAREFAVTGLRAIAAAEGVVISASKLGKLKTVTQIIAIALLILRDWPLSTLNIHIAQPMIYLALIITIISGVDYIMKSKQLFVHSK; this is encoded by the coding sequence GTGAATCTACCTAACACGCTGACTCTGATTCGAATTGCCATGATACCTTTGTTTATGGCCTTTTTATTGGTAAAAATGCCTGACGGCACTGCTTATTTTCCTTATCAGGACTTTGTAGCCGCGGGGATATTTATCCTGGCGTCTGCGACAGACGGTTTGGACGGTTATTTCGCACGCAAGCTGAAACAAGTGACCAATCTCGGTAAATTTCTGGATCCGCTTGCCGACAAGCTTCTGGTTTCAGCCGCGCTGATTGCCCTAGTCGAGTTAAATCTCGTTTCAGCCTGGATTGTCTGGATTATCCTGGCCCGAGAGTTTGCGGTCACAGGGTTAAGAGCGATTGCTGCCGCCGAAGGCGTAGTGATCAGTGCCAGCAAGCTTGGCAAACTGAAGACGGTCACTCAGATCATTGCCATAGCACTGTTGATTTTGAGAGATTGGCCATTATCAACTCTTAACATACATATTGCCCAGCCTATGATCTATCTTGCGCTGATCATAACCATCATCTCCGGCGTGGACTATATCATGAAATCAAAACAGCTGTTTGTGCATTCTAAATAA